The following are from one region of the Achromobacter xylosoxidans genome:
- a CDS encoding trimeric intracellular cation channel family protein: protein MFPDLSPVLLHTLYLVAIVAEAMTAALSAGRRDMDWMGVCIIACVTALGGGSLRDVLLGHYPLTWVVHPEYLWMTAGAAIFTALIAPVMRRLRSLFLLADALGLVAFTVIGCQVAQLMQLPITVVLISGMITGCAGGVLRDVLCNEVPLLFRKELYASVSFVTGGLYLGSQALGLSANAAVPIALAAGLAVRLLALRFNWQMPKFVYRDDWD, encoded by the coding sequence ATGTTCCCGGATCTGTCTCCCGTCTTGCTGCACACGCTGTATCTCGTCGCCATCGTGGCGGAAGCGATGACCGCGGCGCTCTCGGCCGGCAGGCGCGACATGGACTGGATGGGCGTCTGCATCATCGCCTGCGTGACGGCGCTGGGCGGCGGTTCGCTGCGCGATGTGCTGCTGGGGCATTACCCGCTGACCTGGGTTGTCCATCCCGAATACCTGTGGATGACGGCGGGCGCGGCGATCTTTACGGCCCTGATCGCGCCCGTCATGCGGCGCCTGCGCAGCCTGTTCCTGCTGGCGGACGCGCTGGGCCTGGTGGCCTTCACGGTTATCGGCTGCCAGGTGGCGCAGCTGATGCAGCTGCCGATCACGGTGGTGCTGATCAGCGGCATGATCACCGGCTGCGCCGGCGGGGTGCTGCGCGACGTGCTGTGCAACGAGGTGCCGCTGCTGTTCCGCAAGGAACTCTATGCCAGCGTGTCCTTCGTGACCGGCGGACTGTATCTGGGTTCGCAAGCCCTGGGCTTGTCCGCCAATGCCGCGGTGCCGATCGCGCTGGCGGCGGGCCTGGCGGTGCGCCTGCTGGCTCTGCGCTTCAATTGGCAGATGCCGAAGTTCGTGTACCGGGACGATTGGGACTGA